A region of Roseobacter litoralis Och 149 DNA encodes the following proteins:
- a CDS encoding reductive dehalogenase, whose protein sequence is MERLERGAMPDLTSVPAMKPLSFENHDDPLSIIHAMDEYQATMDAIRDGLVNRTRATCPDDPDERSKHLKAFGYFSDAAMVGVGPVPRSALLAQPVRNAGIDRLAQELKTKQVKTLASGIDTIMADLQESVQAPPSTIVDHEHALVFLYDMPRDPRADETGAAWIQHAQAHRACLRASETAVVLAEYIRLLGWDAKAHTATSTDVDLNQLTVAAGLAVVDAGKLVNPFVGDRFGVAVVTTTLPVAHDRPLRPLPEQRWLKTNAPAWWVGYGTAKSALNKDPFARRDFAKGPHPFETLKRVEQPTTYIDEAHVARVPKRADMFARAQFGDLGKAVQKAAAGGYYALKSAPSMAQRRMLGALIPFQDGSEAGQKHIATAEENAANIKATSYYLGVDAVGISRCPDWTWYSHDATGAVLDPPHDQAISMIIDQGFETMEGASGDDWISVAQSMRAYLRFSLLGGVIARQIRRMGYQAKAHTVMDGEVLQPPLLLLSGLGEVSRIGEVILNPFLGPRLKSGVVTTDMPLAHDKPIDFGLQRFCESCNKCARECPSGAITAGPKKMFNGYEIWKSDSQKCATYRITTKGGSMCGRCMKTCPWNLEGLFAEKPFRWAAMKVPKAAPVLARLDDALGNGGLKPVKKWWWDIELDQDGGYHPARAPVNARDLQVDLDLKYADQTLAVYPAPLAPPPWAYPFPMDREAGIAAYQNLISAAEYKRRRKAGETGAWAHAYAADTNDSPVVQVQVARVTHLTDKISHYLLKATDGAVLPRWDAGAHLDIVIAPDALRQYSLMGDPADRTCYEIAVLREETGKGGSRLLHRIFAEGRKVFVSRPINHFPLVRDADHSFLMGGGIGLTPMIAMAHALHAEGRSFEVHYSVSHQKTAAFVPLLHSVPWADRVHVHNSQNGTRAPLDAIFLAPRTGAHVYACGPDRYMAAVMEAAEKAGVFEEARHQEYFTVPDLPEYQNHDFTLALKDGRRIPVPADQSAAQALIAAGVAVDLKCSDGLCGVCKCGVISGEVEHRDFVLSAKQRSDQMILCQSRALQDGGELVLDL, encoded by the coding sequence ATGGAACGCTTGGAGCGTGGCGCAATGCCCGACCTTACGTCCGTGCCTGCGATGAAGCCCCTGTCGTTTGAAAACCACGATGACCCGCTGTCGATCATTCATGCGATGGATGAATATCAGGCCACCATGGATGCGATCCGCGACGGTTTGGTGAACCGCACCCGTGCGACCTGCCCGGATGACCCGGATGAGCGGTCCAAGCATTTGAAAGCCTTCGGCTATTTCAGCGATGCGGCCATGGTGGGCGTTGGGCCTGTGCCCCGAAGCGCCTTGCTCGCGCAGCCTGTGCGAAATGCGGGCATTGATCGCTTGGCGCAGGAACTCAAGACCAAGCAGGTCAAGACGCTGGCGTCCGGCATCGATACGATCATGGCGGATTTGCAGGAAAGCGTGCAGGCACCCCCCAGCACCATTGTGGATCATGAGCACGCGTTGGTCTTTCTTTATGACATGCCGCGCGACCCACGCGCCGACGAAACGGGCGCCGCCTGGATCCAGCATGCGCAGGCGCATCGGGCCTGTCTGCGCGCGTCCGAAACGGCGGTCGTTCTGGCCGAATACATCAGGTTGCTGGGCTGGGATGCCAAGGCGCATACCGCCACCAGCACGGACGTTGATCTGAACCAGTTGACCGTCGCGGCAGGCTTGGCCGTTGTTGATGCCGGTAAACTGGTGAACCCCTTTGTGGGGGATCGTTTTGGGGTGGCGGTTGTCACGACGACACTGCCAGTCGCGCATGACCGACCGCTGCGTCCATTGCCCGAGCAAAGATGGCTGAAAACAAATGCACCTGCGTGGTGGGTTGGCTATGGAACCGCAAAATCAGCACTGAACAAGGACCCGTTTGCGCGGCGCGATTTTGCCAAAGGACCGCACCCTTTCGAGACGCTGAAACGGGTTGAGCAGCCGACGACCTATATTGATGAGGCGCATGTCGCGCGGGTGCCCAAACGGGCGGACATGTTCGCGCGCGCGCAATTCGGTGATCTGGGCAAGGCGGTGCAAAAGGCCGCCGCCGGGGGCTACTACGCGCTCAAATCGGCCCCTTCGATGGCGCAACGGCGGATGTTGGGTGCTTTGATCCCGTTTCAGGATGGCTCCGAAGCGGGGCAGAAACACATTGCGACGGCAGAAGAGAACGCAGCTAACATCAAGGCCACGAGTTATTATCTGGGCGTGGATGCGGTCGGCATCAGCCGTTGCCCAGACTGGACGTGGTATAGCCATGATGCAACGGGTGCCGTGCTGGATCCGCCGCACGATCAGGCGATCAGCATGATTATAGATCAGGGTTTCGAAACGATGGAGGGGGCCTCGGGGGATGACTGGATCAGCGTGGCGCAATCCATGCGGGCCTATCTGCGGTTCTCGCTGCTCGGGGGGGTGATCGCGCGTCAGATCAGACGCATGGGGTATCAGGCCAAGGCGCACACGGTCATGGATGGCGAGGTGCTGCAACCGCCCCTGTTGCTGTTGTCCGGTCTGGGCGAGGTCAGCCGCATTGGTGAGGTGATCCTGAACCCGTTTCTGGGGCCGCGCCTGAAATCCGGGGTGGTGACGACCGATATGCCGCTTGCGCATGACAAGCCGATTGATTTCGGGCTCCAGCGGTTTTGCGAAAGCTGCAACAAATGTGCGCGGGAGTGTCCCTCGGGCGCAATCACCGCAGGGCCGAAAAAGATGTTCAACGGCTATGAAATCTGGAAATCGGACAGCCAGAAATGCGCAACCTATCGCATTACGACCAAGGGCGGGTCGATGTGTGGGCGCTGCATGAAAACCTGCCCGTGGAACCTTGAGGGTTTGTTTGCGGAAAAGCCGTTTCGCTGGGCGGCGATGAAGGTGCCAAAGGCCGCACCGGTGCTGGCGCGGTTGGATGACGCTTTGGGCAATGGGGGGCTGAAGCCCGTCAAAAAGTGGTGGTGGGACATCGAGCTTGATCAGGACGGCGGCTACCACCCTGCGCGCGCACCGGTGAATGCGCGGGATCTGCAGGTCGACCTCGACCTGAAATACGCCGATCAGACGCTGGCGGTATACCCGGCACCGCTGGCCCCACCGCCTTGGGCCTACCCGTTTCCGATGGACCGTGAGGCGGGGATCGCGGCCTATCAGAACCTGATATCTGCAGCGGAATACAAGCGTCGGCGCAAGGCCGGCGAAACAGGTGCCTGGGCGCACGCTTACGCGGCCGACACCAATGACAGCCCTGTCGTTCAGGTGCAGGTCGCGCGCGTTACCCATCTGACGGATAAAATCAGTCACTACCTGCTGAAAGCGACAGATGGTGCGGTGCTGCCCCGCTGGGACGCCGGGGCGCATCTGGACATTGTCATCGCGCCTGATGCCCTGCGCCAGTATTCCCTGATGGGAGACCCGGCAGATCGCACATGCTATGAAATTGCGGTGTTGCGCGAAGAGACCGGCAAGGGCGGTTCGCGGCTGCTGCACCGTATTTTCGCTGAGGGCCGAAAGGTCTTTGTCTCCAGACCGATCAACCATTTCCCGCTGGTGCGCGACGCCGACCACAGTTTTCTGATGGGCGGGGGCATTGGGCTGACACCCATGATCGCGATGGCCCATGCGCTTCATGCTGAGGGGCGGTCGTTCGAGGTGCATTACTCGGTCTCACATCAGAAAACGGCGGCATTTGTGCCGTTGCTGCACTCCGTGCCTTGGGCAGACAGGGTGCATGTTCATAACAGTCAGAATGGCACGCGCGCACCGCTCGATGCGATTTTCCTCGCCCCCCGGACAGGTGCGCATGTCTACGCATGTGGCCCTGATCGCTATATGGCGGCCGTTATGGAGGCGGCCGAAAAGGCGGGCGTCTTTGAGGAGGCGCGCCATCAGGAGTATTTTACGGTTCCCGACCTGCCGGAGTATCAAAACCATGATTTCACGCTGGCATTGAAAGACGGTCGGCGCATCCCGGTGCCCGCCGATCAATCTGCCGCGCAGGCGCTGATTGCAGCGGGCGTCGCCGTTGATCTGAAATGTTCCGACGGTCTATGCGGCGTGTGCAAATGCGGCGTCATCTCCGGTGAGGTCGAGCATCGAGATTTTGTTCTGTCCGCTAAACAGCGCAGCGATCAGATGATTTTGTGCCAGTCGCGTGCGCTGCAGGATGGCGGTGAATTGGTGCTTGATCTGTAA